In the genome of Paracoccus tegillarcae, one region contains:
- a CDS encoding mannose-1-phosphate guanylyltransferase/mannose-6-phosphate isomerase, whose amino-acid sequence MTQITPVLMAGGSGTRLWPASRKAFPKQFAALIGEQSLFQASARRLSGARFGAPVVMTNADFRFIVAEQLEQIGIEASAIVIEPMGRNTAPAILAAALRAVEDDPDAVLLVAPSDHVIPDAEAFGRAVDQGAVAARAGRIVTFGITPTRPETGYGYMEVEPAGDTVLPLKRFVEKPDAETARAMLAQGGFLWNAGIFLFSARTMIDAFHAHAADFVQPVQAAVDGAVTDLGFLRLARGPWEGLADESIDYAVLEKADNLSVVGFDGHWSDLGGWDAVWREIQADTPAERGAVTDPQSTAIDCDNVLLRSDDSDMQVVGIGLSDTMVIATSDAVLVAPMDRAQDVKQAVAALKAKGRKQAELFPRDHRPWGWFETLALAGRFQVKRIVVKPGAALSLQSHMHRSEHWIVVSGTAKVTVNDHVDLVTENQSIYIPLGAKHRMENPGKVPMVLIEVQTGAYLGEDDIIRYEDDYARQTGD is encoded by the coding sequence ATGACACAGATCACCCCCGTTTTGATGGCTGGCGGCAGCGGCACCCGGTTGTGGCCGGCCTCTCGCAAGGCATTTCCCAAGCAGTTCGCGGCGCTGATCGGCGAGCAATCCCTGTTTCAGGCAAGTGCGCGGCGGCTGTCAGGCGCGCGTTTTGGCGCGCCGGTGGTGATGACCAATGCCGATTTCCGCTTTATCGTGGCCGAACAGCTGGAACAGATCGGCATCGAGGCGTCTGCCATCGTGATCGAGCCGATGGGGCGCAACACGGCGCCGGCGATTCTGGCGGCGGCTTTGCGTGCGGTCGAGGACGATCCCGATGCGGTGCTGCTGGTCGCGCCATCGGATCATGTCATCCCCGATGCCGAGGCCTTTGGCCGCGCCGTCGATCAGGGGGCCGTTGCCGCGCGGGCGGGCCGCATCGTGACCTTTGGCATCACGCCCACGCGCCCCGAAACCGGCTATGGCTATATGGAGGTCGAGCCGGCGGGCGATACGGTGCTGCCGTTGAAGCGCTTCGTCGAAAAGCCCGATGCCGAGACGGCGCGCGCGATGCTGGCGCAGGGCGGGTTCCTGTGGAATGCGGGCATCTTTCTGTTCTCGGCGCGCACCATGATCGACGCCTTTCACGCCCATGCCGCCGATTTTGTGCAGCCCGTGCAGGCCGCCGTCGATGGTGCCGTCACCGATCTGGGCTTTCTGCGACTAGCGCGCGGGCCGTGGGAAGGACTGGCCGACGAGTCGATCGATTACGCGGTTCTGGAAAAGGCCGACAATCTGTCGGTCGTGGGTTTTGACGGGCATTGGTCCGATCTGGGCGGATGGGATGCGGTCTGGCGTGAAATACAGGCCGACACGCCGGCGGAACGCGGTGCGGTTACGGACCCGCAGTCGACCGCAATCGATTGCGACAATGTGCTGCTGCGCTCGGACGACAGTGACATGCAGGTGGTGGGGATCGGCCTGTCGGACACGATGGTCATTGCCACCTCGGATGCAGTGCTGGTCGCGCCGATGGACCGCGCGCAAGATGTCAAACAGGCGGTGGCCGCGCTGAAGGCCAAGGGTCGCAAACAGGCCGAGCTGTTCCCGCGCGATCACCGTCCCTGGGGCTGGTTCGAGACGCTGGCGCTGGCGGGTCGTTTTCAGGTCAAGCGGATCGTGGTCAAACCCGGCGCGGCGCTGTCGCTGCAAAGCCATATGCACCGCTCGGAGCACTGGATCGTGGTCAGCGGCACGGCCAAGGTGACGGTCAATGATCATGTCGATCTGGTGACCGAAAACCAGTCGATCTATATCCCTCTTGGCGCAAAGCACCGGATGGAAAATCCGGGCAAGGTGCCGATGGTGCTGATCGAGGTGCAGACCGGCGCCTATCTGGGCGAGGATGACATCATCCGCTATGAAGACGATTACGCGCGTCAGACGGGCGATTGA
- the guaD gene encoding guanine deaminase: MRQLIRGRVLDFHADPADTEDNHRYLEDGAILIEDGVIRATGDYADLREDGLTEIDHRPYLILPGFIDPHIHFPQVQVIASWGAQLLDWLNTYTFPEEARFADPAHAQAMAGRFLDLLTAHGTTSAVAFCSVHPESAEALFAASDARNMAMIAGKVMMDRNAIAAVQDTAQQGYDDSKRLLEKWHGRGRQRYAITPRFAITSSPEQMHAAGTLAAEHPDCHVQTHMSENLDEIALTKQLYPTARDYLDVYEKYGLLSENLLLGHCVHLQPREIKRMAETGSRAVFCPTSNLFLGSGLFDAEGLRAAGITSGIATDVGGGTSYSMLQTLNEGYKVMQLRGQKLTSLAAFHWATRGNAIALGMDDQIGTLAKGSDADLVVLNASATPAMALRMERAQTLAEELFILQIMGDDRAVAQTYVAGRPMKGDGA, from the coding sequence ATGCGACAGCTGATCCGGGGCCGTGTCCTCGACTTTCATGCCGATCCGGCAGACACCGAAGACAACCACCGTTACCTGGAAGACGGCGCGATCCTGATCGAGGATGGCGTGATCCGCGCAACCGGCGATTATGCCGATCTGCGCGAAGATGGTCTGACCGAAATCGACCATCGCCCGTATCTGATCCTGCCGGGCTTCATTGATCCGCATATCCATTTTCCGCAGGTGCAGGTGATCGCCAGTTGGGGTGCGCAGCTGCTGGATTGGCTGAACACCTATACCTTCCCCGAAGAGGCGCGTTTTGCCGATCCGGCCCATGCGCAGGCGATGGCGGGCCGGTTCCTTGATCTGCTGACCGCGCATGGCACGACCAGCGCCGTGGCCTTCTGTTCCGTCCATCCCGAAAGCGCCGAGGCGCTGTTTGCGGCCTCGGATGCGCGCAATATGGCGATGATCGCGGGCAAGGTGATGATGGATCGCAACGCCATTGCCGCGGTGCAGGACACAGCGCAGCAGGGTTACGATGACAGCAAGCGCCTGCTGGAGAAATGGCACGGGCGCGGGCGGCAGCGCTATGCGATCACGCCGCGCTTTGCGATCACCTCGAGCCCCGAACAGATGCACGCGGCAGGCACATTGGCGGCGGAACATCCCGATTGTCATGTGCAGACGCATATGTCGGAAAATCTGGACGAAATCGCCCTGACCAAACAGCTATACCCGACCGCGCGGGACTATCTGGACGTCTATGAGAAATACGGGCTTCTCAGTGAAAACCTGTTGCTGGGGCACTGCGTCCATCTGCAACCACGCGAGATCAAACGGATGGCCGAAACCGGCAGCCGTGCGGTGTTTTGCCCGACCTCGAACCTGTTCCTGGGCTCTGGCCTGTTCGACGCGGAGGGGCTGCGGGCGGCTGGCATTACCAGCGGCATTGCGACCGATGTGGGCGGTGGCACCAGCTATTCCATGCTGCAAACCCTGAACGAGGGGTACAAGGTGATGCAGCTGCGGGGTCAGAAACTGACCTCGCTGGCGGCGTTTCACTGGGCCACGCGCGGCAACGCGATCGCGCTTGGAATGGACGATCAGATCGGCACCCTGGCCAAGGGCAGCGACGCCGATCTGGTGGTGCTGAATGCAAGCGCCACGCCGGCGATGGCGCTGCGGATGGAGCGCGCGCAGACGCTGGCCGAGGAATTGTTCATTCTGCAGATCATGGGCGACGATCGCGCCGTGGCGCAGACCTATGTCGCCGGTCGGCCGATGAAGGGCGATGGCGCATAA
- a CDS encoding DegT/DnrJ/EryC1/StrS family aminotransferase, protein MFYPLASTTWDDTEYAVLDRVIKSGHFTMGDEVRAYEEAFAAHFGKRHAVMTSSGSTANLLAIASAFWHPDLGWKPGDEIIVPAVSWSTTYFPITQTGLKLRFVDIDPATLNIDPDLVAAAITPRTRAVFAVNLLGNPVEAARLRQICDEAGILLLEDNCESMGASLNGQMAGAFGFLGTFSSFFSHHICTMEGGMVITDDRKLYDTMLSMRAHGWTRGLPADTHLPVDPDPFVAQFRFVLPGYNLRPIEMEGALGRPQLEKLPGFVAARRANGAIFQDLFSGLDYLDIQQETGQSSWFGFAMTLKGRLAGKRRDLVAALAEAEIECRPIVTGNFLNNPVIDKLDHSIGSPIVAAERVDGDGLFTGNHHYPIQPQLERLREVVQAVADRH, encoded by the coding sequence TTGTTCTATCCATTAGCCAGTACGACCTGGGACGATACGGAATACGCGGTCCTTGACCGGGTCATCAAATCGGGCCACTTCACCATGGGCGACGAGGTCCGCGCCTATGAAGAGGCCTTTGCAGCCCATTTCGGCAAACGTCATGCGGTGATGACCTCATCTGGCTCGACCGCGAACCTGCTGGCCATCGCCTCGGCCTTTTGGCATCCCGATCTTGGCTGGAAGCCGGGCGACGAGATCATCGTGCCCGCCGTCAGCTGGTCCACGACCTATTTCCCGATCACGCAAACCGGGCTGAAACTGCGCTTTGTCGATATCGACCCGGCCACGCTGAACATCGACCCCGATCTGGTGGCCGCTGCCATCACGCCGCGCACGCGGGCCGTCTTTGCCGTGAACCTGTTGGGCAATCCGGTCGAGGCCGCGCGGCTGCGCCAGATTTGTGACGAGGCCGGCATTCTGCTGCTGGAGGATAACTGCGAATCCATGGGCGCCAGCCTGAATGGGCAGATGGCCGGAGCGTTCGGGTTTCTGGGCACGTTCAGCAGCTTTTTCTCGCATCATATCTGCACCATGGAAGGCGGCATGGTCATCACCGATGACCGCAAACTTTACGACACCATGCTGTCGATGCGCGCGCATGGCTGGACCCGTGGCCTGCCTGCCGACACGCATTTGCCAGTCGATCCCGACCCTTTCGTCGCCCAGTTCCGCTTTGTGTTGCCGGGCTATAACCTGCGCCCGATCGAGATGGAGGGCGCGCTTGGTCGCCCGCAACTGGAAAAGCTGCCCGGTTTCGTCGCCGCGCGGCGCGCCAATGGGGCGATCTTTCAGGACCTGTTCAGCGGGCTGGATTATCTGGATATTCAGCAGGAAACGGGCCAGTCCTCGTGGTTCGGCTTTGCGATGACGCTGAAGGGCCGGCTGGCCGGCAAGCGCCGTGATCTGGTGGCCGCGCTGGCCGAGGCGGAAATCGAATGCCGGCCCATCGTCACCGGCAATTTCCTGAACAACCCGGTGATCGACAAGCTGGATCACAGCATCGGTTCGCCCATCGTCGCAGCCGAGCGTGTGGACGGCGACGGGCTGTTTACCGGCAATCACCACTATCCGATCCAGCCGCAACTCGAGCGGCTGCGCGAGGTCGTGCAGGCCGTCGCCGACCGTCACTGA
- the gmd gene encoding GDP-mannose 4,6-dehydratase produces the protein MTKRALITGVTGQDGAYLAELLLSKGYEVHGIKRRSSSFNTGRIDHLQIDEHSNSQFHLHHGDMTDSTAIISTLQEVQPDEIYNLAAQSHVQVSFEMPEYTANADAVGALRILEGIRLLGLGDRSRFYQASTSELYGKVQEVPQSETTPFYPRSPYAVAKLYAYWMTVNYREAYGLFACNGILFNHESPIRGETFVTRKITRAVAAIKLGLQERLYLGNLDAQRDWGHARDYVEGMWRILQHDQPEDFVLATGEMHSVREFCELAFAETGITLEWRGEGVDEKGFAAGSNRCLIEVDPVYFRPTEVEQLLGNPTKALEKLGWTAVTPFATLVSEMVAADTRLLETERLARRAYGIVE, from the coding sequence ATGACCAAACGCGCATTGATCACCGGCGTCACCGGGCAGGACGGGGCCTATCTGGCCGAATTGCTGCTGTCCAAGGGCTATGAGGTTCATGGCATCAAGCGGCGCTCGTCCAGCTTTAACACCGGGCGCATCGACCATCTGCAAATCGACGAGCATTCGAACAGCCAGTTCCACCTGCATCACGGCGACATGACCGACTCGACCGCGATCATCAGCACCCTGCAAGAGGTCCAGCCGGACGAGATCTACAATCTGGCCGCGCAAAGCCATGTGCAGGTCAGTTTCGAGATGCCGGAATACACCGCCAATGCCGATGCCGTGGGTGCGCTGCGCATCCTTGAGGGCATCCGCCTGCTGGGTCTGGGTGACAGGTCGCGGTTTTATCAGGCCTCGACATCCGAGCTATATGGCAAGGTGCAAGAGGTGCCGCAAAGCGAAACCACGCCATTCTATCCGCGATCGCCCTATGCGGTGGCCAAGCTTTATGCCTATTGGATGACGGTGAATTACCGCGAGGCCTATGGGCTATTTGCCTGCAACGGCATCCTTTTCAACCATGAAAGCCCGATCCGCGGCGAGACATTCGTGACCCGCAAGATCACCCGCGCGGTGGCCGCGATCAAGCTGGGCTTGCAGGAACGGCTGTATCTGGGCAATCTGGACGCGCAACGCGATTGGGGCCATGCGCGCGATTATGTCGAGGGCATGTGGCGCATCCTGCAACATGATCAGCCAGAGGATTTCGTGCTGGCCACGGGGGAAATGCACAGCGTGCGCGAATTCTGCGAACTGGCCTTTGCCGAAACCGGGATCACGCTGGAATGGCGCGGCGAGGGCGTGGATGAAAAGGGGTTCGCGGCGGGCAGCAACCGTTGCCTGATCGAGGTTGATCCGGTCTATTTCCGCCCCACCGAGGTCGAGCAATTGCTGGGCAACCCGACCAAGGCGCTCGAAAAGCTGGGCTGGACGGCGGTGACGCCCTTTGCGACGCTGGTCAGTGAAATGGTGGCCGCAGATACGCGGCTGCTGGAAACCGAACGTCTGGCGCGGCGCGCCTATGGGATCGTTGAATGA
- the fumC gene encoding class II fumarate hydratase, whose product MTQTRTETDSFGPLEVDASKYWGAQTQRSIINFPIGWERQPVAIIRALGAIKLAAARINHNDGKLDDKLAGAMEQAATEVFEGKFDDNFPLVVWQTGSGTQSNMNANEVVSNRAIEILGGEMGSKNPVHPNDHVNMGQSSNDTFPTAMHVAIGMMARDVLLPGLEKLAGALEAKSTEFKDIIKIGRTHTQDATPLTLGQEFGGYAHQVRMGIERVRLCLPQIYELAQGGTAVGTGLNTRKGWDTDIAAEIAKITDLPFVTAPNKFEALAAHDAMVFFSGALKTVAASLFKIANDLRLLGSGPRSGLGELILPENEPGSSIMPGKVNPTQAEALTMVCAHVMGNDAAVTIAGSQGHFELNVYNPMMSYNVLQSMQLLGDAAGSFTDNMVAGTQANTARIDKLMNESLMLVTALAPTIGYDNATKVAKTAHKNGTTLREEAVSLGFVTEEEFDRIVRPEDMIGPKG is encoded by the coding sequence ATGACCCAGACCCGCACCGAAACCGACAGCTTTGGCCCGCTAGAGGTGGATGCCAGCAAATACTGGGGCGCGCAGACGCAGCGGTCCATCATCAACTTCCCCATCGGGTGGGAACGCCAGCCCGTCGCCATCATTCGCGCACTTGGCGCGATCAAGCTGGCCGCCGCGCGCATCAACCATAACGATGGCAAGCTGGACGACAAACTCGCCGGCGCCATGGAACAGGCCGCGACAGAGGTGTTCGAGGGCAAGTTCGACGACAACTTCCCGCTGGTCGTGTGGCAGACCGGCTCGGGCACGCAATCCAACATGAACGCCAACGAGGTGGTCAGCAATCGCGCCATCGAAATCCTTGGCGGCGAAATGGGCAGCAAGAACCCCGTTCACCCCAATGACCACGTCAATATGGGCCAGTCGTCGAATGACACCTTCCCCACCGCCATGCATGTCGCCATCGGCATGATGGCGCGCGATGTGCTGCTGCCGGGGCTGGAAAAGCTGGCCGGCGCGCTAGAGGCGAAATCGACCGAGTTCAAGGACATCATCAAGATCGGGCGCACCCATACGCAGGATGCAACGCCGCTGACACTGGGTCAGGAATTCGGCGGCTATGCCCATCAGGTCCGCATGGGGATCGAACGGGTCAGGCTGTGCCTGCCGCAGATCTATGAGCTGGCACAGGGCGGCACCGCCGTGGGCACCGGGCTGAACACGCGAAAAGGCTGGGATACGGACATCGCGGCAGAGATCGCCAAGATCACCGACCTGCCCTTTGTTACCGCGCCCAACAAGTTCGAGGCACTGGCCGCCCATGACGCCATGGTGTTTTTCTCGGGCGCCTTGAAAACCGTTGCCGCAAGCCTCTTCAAGATCGCCAATGACCTGCGTTTGCTGGGCTCTGGCCCCCGCTCGGGTCTGGGCGAACTGATCCTGCCGGAAAACGAGCCCGGCTCGTCGATCATGCCCGGCAAGGTGAACCCGACCCAGGCCGAGGCGCTGACCATGGTGTGTGCGCATGTGATGGGCAATGACGCCGCCGTCACCATCGCCGGATCGCAGGGCCATTTCGAACTGAACGTCTATAACCCGATGATGTCCTATAACGTGCTGCAATCCATGCAGCTGCTGGGCGATGCGGCGGGGTCGTTTACCGATAATATGGTCGCCGGCACTCAGGCCAACACCGCCCGCATCGACAAGCTGATGAATGAATCGCTGATGCTGGTCACGGCGCTTGCGCCCACCATCGGCTATGACAACGCCACCAAGGTTGCCAAGACCGCGCATAAGAACGGCACCACCCTGCGCGAAGAGGCGGTCAGCCTTGGCTTTGTGACCGAGGAAGAATTCGACCGGATCGTTCGGCCCGAGGACATGATCGGCCCCAAGGGCTAA
- the chrA gene encoding chromate efflux transporter, protein MFGYREIFITFWRIGWLSFGGPAAQIALMHRELVDRLGWLTEAQFLRALSLCMLLPGPEATQLAAYAGWRLRGIPGGLLAGGLFILPGALVIAALAAAYVAWGQLPLIQAAFFGIKACVFVIVIEALLRVAGRALKGNAHRLIALAAFVAIAAFGLPFPLVILAAALAGALTARSTATASSSRPTSGLWLFLPGIPIWLAPIALAWLAGSAFLTQLGLFFAKLAIVTFGGAYAVLTYMTQTVVQDLGWLTTGQMMDALGLAETTPGPLILVTEFVAWLAGDVQGGPALAATAAALSLWVTFVPSFLFIFALAPSIDWLASQPRLAAALEGVTAAVVGVIGTLALWFGVQVLFSGQTIQAGPLQLPDPTGFDWRAGLIAALAAIALLRLHLGLLWVLAGSAVAGLLLAL, encoded by the coding sequence GTGTTCGGCTATCGCGAGATCTTCATCACATTCTGGCGCATCGGCTGGCTGTCCTTTGGCGGTCCGGCGGCGCAGATCGCGCTGATGCATCGCGAATTGGTCGATCGCCTGGGCTGGCTGACCGAGGCGCAATTCCTGCGCGCCCTGTCGCTGTGCATGTTGCTGCCGGGCCCCGAGGCCACACAGCTTGCCGCTTATGCCGGCTGGCGCTTGCGCGGCATTCCCGGCGGGTTGCTGGCCGGCGGATTGTTCATCCTGCCCGGCGCGCTGGTGATCGCGGCCCTGGCTGCGGCCTATGTCGCATGGGGACAGTTGCCCCTGATCCAGGCCGCCTTCTTCGGGATCAAGGCCTGTGTCTTCGTGATCGTGATCGAGGCGCTGCTGCGCGTGGCGGGTCGCGCGCTCAAGGGAAACGCCCATCGACTGATCGCGCTGGCGGCCTTTGTGGCGATCGCAGCTTTTGGCCTGCCCTTCCCGCTTGTCATTCTGGCCGCGGCACTGGCCGGTGCGCTGACCGCCCGCAGCACCGCAACGGCCAGTTCATCGCGACCAACCTCTGGACTGTGGCTGTTTCTGCCCGGCATCCCGATCTGGCTGGCCCCCATCGCGCTGGCATGGCTGGCAGGCTCGGCTTTTCTGACGCAATTGGGCCTGTTCTTTGCCAAACTGGCCATCGTCACATTTGGCGGCGCCTATGCGGTGCTGACCTATATGACCCAGACCGTGGTGCAGGACCTGGGCTGGCTGACCACCGGACAGATGATGGATGCGCTCGGGCTGGCGGAAACCACGCCGGGGCCGCTGATTCTGGTGACCGAATTCGTGGCCTGGCTGGCGGGCGATGTGCAGGGCGGCCCGGCCCTGGCTGCCACGGCAGCCGCGCTCAGCCTGTGGGTGACCTTCGTGCCCTCGTTTCTGTTCATCTTTGCGCTTGCCCCTTCGATCGACTGGCTCGCCAGCCAGCCACGCCTTGCCGCCGCACTGGAGGGAGTGACAGCCGCCGTGGTCGGCGTGATCGGTACGCTGGCACTGTGGTTTGGCGTTCAGGTTCTGTTTTCGGGCCAGACCATCCAGGCAGGTCCGCTGCAACTGCCCGACCCGACCGGATTTGACTGGCGCGCGGGTCTGATCGCAGCTCTCGCGGCCATCGCATTGCTGCGCCTGCACCTTGGTCTGCTCTGGGTGCTGGCGGGTTCCGCCGTGGCGGGCCTGCTGCTGGCGCTATAG
- a CDS encoding SspB family protein — translation MTRSRIDYGNMMHRAMQGLIADVLCQVRDNGLPGEHHFFITFDTRDEGVEMADWLRDRYPEEMTIVIQHWFDNLTIDDEGFTITLNFGNSPEPMRIPFDSLRTFVDPTVEFGLRFETQDDDEDDEEDGEDIDDTEDDIADEDAPKGSGEVVSLDKWRK, via the coding sequence ATGACGCGCAGCCGGATCGACTATGGCAACATGATGCACCGGGCGATGCAGGGCCTGATCGCGGATGTCTTGTGCCAGGTGCGCGACAACGGACTGCCGGGCGAACATCATTTCTTCATCACCTTCGACACCCGCGACGAAGGCGTCGAAATGGCCGATTGGCTGCGCGACCGCTACCCCGAGGAAATGACCATCGTCATTCAGCATTGGTTCGACAATCTGACCATCGACGACGAAGGCTTCACCATCACCCTGAACTTCGGCAACTCGCCCGAGCCGATGCGCATCCCCTTTGATTCGCTGCGAACCTTTGTCGATCCGACCGTCGAATTCGGTCTGCGTTTTGAAACGCAGGATGACGACGAGGATGATGAGGAAGACGGCGAGGATATCGACGACACCGAAGACGACATCGCGGACGAGGACGCGCCCAAGGGCAGCGGCGAGGTTGTCAGCCTGGACAAGTGGCGAAAGTAG
- a CDS encoding isoprenylcysteine carboxyl methyltransferase family protein, protein MLFLAVQRLAELFIARRNTRRLLAQGAREYGAGHYPLIVALHATWLIATLLFGINQPVQPSWLMLFVVLQLGRVWVLLTLGERWTTRIIVLDKPLVTKGPFRLIRHPNYFVVVCEIFVAPMVLGLFWIAVIFTLFNALMLSVRLRAEETALRSLRHP, encoded by the coding sequence GTGCTGTTCCTTGCGGTCCAGCGGCTGGCCGAACTGTTCATTGCCCGCCGCAACACCCGCCGCCTGTTGGCGCAGGGGGCGCGAGAATATGGTGCAGGGCATTATCCGCTGATCGTCGCGCTGCATGCAACCTGGCTGATCGCCACTCTCCTGTTCGGTATCAATCAGCCAGTGCAGCCATCTTGGCTGATGCTGTTCGTCGTGCTGCAACTCGGTCGGGTCTGGGTTTTGCTGACCCTGGGCGAACGCTGGACGACACGCATCATCGTGCTGGACAAGCCGCTGGTCACCAAAGGGCCTTTCCGACTGATCCGGCACCCGAATTATTTCGTGGTCGTGTGCGAAATCTTCGTGGCCCCGATGGTCCTTGGGCTGTTCTGGATTGCCGTGATCTTTACGCTCTTTAATGCCCTCATGCTGTCCGTACGCTTGCGCGCCGAGGAAACAGCCCTGCGTAGCCTGCGGCATCCCTGA
- a CDS encoding NAD-dependent epimerase/dehydratase family protein: MRVLLTGGTGMLGQSLQRLAPEVAPGLTLLAPGRAELPLTERAALRRWLSEHQVDAVIHAAARVGGIQANIADPVGFLSDNLAMNDAVIMGAHEAGVGRLVFLGSSCMYPRDYRQPLVEEDVLAAPLEPTNEGYALSKITGARLCDYISRQSGGRAYRTLIPCNLFGTGDHFGSAASHLIAAVITKVIDARDSGLDQVEIWGSGQARREFLDVDHLVRFVLTRLADLEDLPKMLNLGAGRDHSIDEYYRMVADLAGWQGRFRHDRSKPEGMMAKLMSSAKAEAIGYRPPAEITPDLARAIAAYEAIKAAR; encoded by the coding sequence ATGCGGGTTCTGCTGACGGGCGGAACCGGAATGCTGGGTCAATCGCTGCAACGGCTGGCGCCCGAGGTGGCACCGGGGCTGACCCTGCTGGCGCCGGGGCGGGCTGAATTGCCGCTGACCGAGCGCGCGGCGCTGCGGCGCTGGCTGTCTGAACATCAGGTTGACGCGGTGATCCACGCTGCCGCGCGGGTGGGCGGCATTCAGGCCAATATCGCCGATCCTGTGGGCTTTCTGTCGGACAATCTGGCGATGAATGACGCGGTGATCATGGGTGCCCATGAGGCCGGGGTGGGGCGTCTGGTCTTTCTGGGCAGTTCGTGCATGTATCCGCGCGATTACCGGCAACCGCTGGTCGAGGAAGACGTGCTGGCGGCCCCGCTGGAGCCCACGAATGAGGGCTATGCCCTGTCGAAGATCACCGGCGCGCGGCTGTGCGACTATATCAGCCGGCAGTCCGGGGGGCGGGCCTATCGCACGCTGATCCCGTGCAATCTGTTCGGAACGGGCGATCATTTCGGCAGCGCCGCCTCGCATCTGATCGCGGCCGTGATCACCAAGGTGATCGACGCGCGCGACAGCGGTCTGGACCAGGTCGAGATCTGGGGCAGCGGTCAGGCGCGGCGCGAATTTCTGGATGTCGATCATCTGGTGCGCTTTGTCCTGACACGGCTGGCGGATCTGGAGGACCTGCCGAAGATGCTGAATCTGGGGGCAGGGCGGGACCATTCGATTGACGAATATTATCGCATGGTGGCCGATCTGGCCGGCTGGCAGGGCCGCTTTCGCCATGATCGCAGCAAGCCCGAGGGGATGATGGCCAAGCTGATGTCATCGGCCAAGGCCGAGGCGATCGGCTATCGCCCACCCGCCGAGATCACCCCTGATCTGGCGCGTGCCATTGCCGCCTATGAGGCGATCAAGGCTGCGCGCTAA
- a CDS encoding acyl-CoA thioesterase produces the protein MPRATPRNRADYPAFEAIQTRWNDNDQYGHIYNATYFELFDSAMNIWMMARGMLGPHGDGPLAVVVENNCVFFRQVAFPDPVRIGLRLGHLGRSSAVLEMGLFSADDDEESAQARFVLVCVDKADRRPVPFPEEQRQALSLLSAQP, from the coding sequence ATGCCCCGTGCCACCCCGCGCAACCGTGCTGACTATCCCGCCTTCGAGGCGATCCAGACCCGCTGGAACGACAATGATCAATACGGCCATATCTACAACGCGACCTATTTCGAACTCTTCGACAGCGCCATGAACATCTGGATGATGGCGCGTGGCATGCTGGGCCCTCACGGCGATGGCCCGCTGGCCGTCGTGGTCGAGAACAACTGCGTCTTCTTTCGCCAGGTCGCCTTTCCCGATCCGGTTCGGATCGGGCTGCGCCTTGGCCATCTGGGCCGCAGCTCCGCCGTGCTGGAAATGGGGCTGTTCAGCGCCGATGATGACGAGGAAAGCGCCCAGGCCCGTTTTGTGCTGGTCTGCGTGGACAAGGCTGATCGCCGGCCCGTCCCCTTCCCCGAGGAACAAAGACAGGCGCTGTCGCTGCTTAGCGCGCAGCCTTGA
- a CDS encoding ribbon-helix-helix domain-containing protein has protein sequence MTPPVKRSVTIDGHRTSVSLEDPFWRGLGEIARRQGQSRAVLIASIDHQRPPEVGLATALRLFVLDQTSRQQP, from the coding sequence ATGACCCCGCCTGTCAAACGCTCGGTCACCATCGACGGGCACCGCACCAGCGTGTCGCTGGAGGATCCGTTCTGGCGCGGGCTGGGCGAGATCGCGCGCCGGCAGGGCCAGTCCCGCGCCGTGCTGATCGCCTCGATCGATCACCAGCGCCCGCCCGAGGTCGGGCTTGCCACGGCGCTGCGTCTGTTCGTTCTGGATCAGACAAGCCGGCAACAGCCCTAG